The following are from one region of the Sphingobium sp. MI1205 genome:
- a CDS encoding SLC13 family permease translates to MTFEQLVTLFVLAGVIVALIWDKIRADVVALGGAALLLLTGAVRPSEVQGAFGSPAIIALASLFVIAHAMELSGLLDLLIRKAVALCRRIGAVGIWLLIVLCGAASGFLNNTPIVVLSAPVVRDVAKSLKLDPKRFLMPLSYVAVLGGCCTLIGTSTNLLVDDMARSSGQPPFSIFEITPVGLVVAAAGGLYLFLFSGRLLARPLPASLDRVEAALPHHVSHVDVAGDAIGDAGDFAVQRPLAPTKALISTAIFIGVILLAAFNIAPIAASAFSGAVLLILLRVIKPDEAYGGLRPEILMLIVGMVVIGIALEQTGLAASATNAMVGKVGLFGPLGALILLYGATLLLTELLSNATVAVLVTPIAVALAESMAVSPRPFLVAVMMAGSAAFATPFGYQTNVLVYQMAGYSYLDFTKVGLPLNLITWVAAVAAIHWFFPF, encoded by the coding sequence ATGACATTCGAGCAACTTGTCACCCTGTTCGTGCTCGCTGGGGTCATCGTCGCGCTGATCTGGGACAAGATCCGCGCCGACGTCGTGGCGCTGGGCGGGGCGGCGCTGCTGCTGCTCACGGGAGCGGTGCGGCCCAGCGAGGTGCAAGGCGCGTTCGGCAGTCCCGCGATCATCGCGCTCGCGTCCCTGTTCGTCATCGCCCATGCCATGGAACTGTCCGGGCTGCTCGACCTTCTGATCCGCAAGGCGGTGGCGCTGTGCCGCCGCATCGGGGCCGTGGGCATCTGGCTCCTCATCGTGCTGTGTGGGGCCGCGTCGGGATTCCTCAACAACACGCCGATCGTGGTGTTGTCCGCGCCCGTTGTCCGCGACGTGGCGAAATCGCTGAAACTCGATCCCAAACGCTTCCTGATGCCGCTTTCCTATGTCGCCGTGCTGGGGGGATGCTGCACGCTGATCGGCACATCCACCAATCTCCTGGTTGACGACATGGCGCGGTCGTCGGGACAGCCGCCCTTTTCCATTTTCGAAATCACGCCGGTGGGATTGGTGGTCGCGGCGGCGGGTGGTCTTTACCTTTTCCTGTTCTCAGGCCGGCTGCTCGCCCGTCCCTTGCCCGCCTCGCTCGACCGGGTGGAAGCCGCGCTGCCGCACCATGTCAGCCATGTCGATGTCGCCGGGGACGCAATCGGCGACGCGGGCGACTTCGCGGTGCAACGGCCATTGGCCCCGACCAAGGCGCTGATTTCCACCGCGATCTTCATCGGCGTTATCCTGCTCGCCGCTTTCAACATCGCGCCCATCGCCGCCTCCGCCTTTTCCGGGGCGGTGCTGCTTATCCTGCTGCGCGTCATCAAACCGGATGAAGCCTATGGTGGCCTGCGCCCCGAAATCCTGATGCTGATCGTGGGAATGGTCGTGATCGGCATCGCGCTGGAACAGACGGGACTCGCGGCGTCGGCCACCAATGCGATGGTCGGGAAAGTCGGCCTGTTCGGACCGCTGGGCGCGCTGATCCTGCTCTATGGCGCGACGCTGCTACTGACCGAACTGCTGTCGAACGCCACCGTGGCCGTGCTGGTGACGCCGATCGCGGTCGCGCTGGCGGAAAGCATGGCCGTCAGCCCGCGCCCGTTTCTCGTCGCCGTCATGATGGCGGGCAGCGCCGCCTTCGCCACGCCCTTCGGCTATCAGACCAATGTGCTGGTCTATCAGATGGCGGGCTACAGCTATCTCGATTTTACCAAGGTGGGCCTGCCGCTCAACCTGATTACCTGGGTCGCAGCGGTCGCGGCCATTCACTGGTTCTTCCCTTTTTAA
- a CDS encoding response regulator yields the protein MTPDGGFARAGKTGRPRFPRPVIILVVEDEALVSMNVCDFLIDQEFTVFAAQNVEQALGVLDELDGGVDLIFTDVNMPGEQDGFDLVRQVSGRWPAIRILITSGGLHHEELPADLCRFGPIMAKPYRFDALALRIIDAIFPPPEPPDLLAT from the coding sequence ATGACACCGGACGGGGGGTTCGCAAGGGCAGGGAAGACGGGCAGGCCCCGTTTTCCAAGGCCGGTCATCATTCTCGTCGTGGAGGATGAAGCCCTTGTCAGCATGAATGTCTGTGATTTTCTGATCGATCAGGAATTTACGGTTTTCGCGGCGCAGAATGTTGAGCAGGCGCTTGGCGTTCTTGACGAACTGGACGGCGGAGTTGATCTGATTTTCACCGATGTGAACATGCCTGGCGAACAGGATGGCTTCGACCTGGTCCGGCAAGTCAGCGGACGTTGGCCTGCGATCCGGATACTGATCACATCGGGCGGATTGCACCATGAAGAGCTTCCGGCCGATCTGTGCCGGTTCGGCCCGATCATGGCGAAACCCTATCGTTTCGACGCCCTCGCCTTGCGCATAATCGACGCCATTTTCCCTCCCCCGGAACCGCCAGATTTATTGGCGACCTAG
- a CDS encoding sensor histidine kinase: MSMLAAAIVLPSWFIAIYAQPALGRVAAALFFVLGVVIWGAIGGLGPALVAATAAFLLYNFYLVEPVLSFQISTSRDFMPLLLFSLCAVVAGVLAARLKERATAADRGNRQLRSLLEISRSLQSALRVPDIAKALDDHLSNVGGATPTLFLVRDGSFDAARKAPDSDKGLHLVRDATRYSGGPREEGPFTACRLDSSTGFEGVILFEHGPSRRLESAFMSALANLIALAVERAALSESNAERRAQARTEELKTALLSSVSHDFRTPLTAISASASSLIEFRDKLDPAAAERLLRGIVSECDRLNRYTSNLLEMSRLEAGQSLARRQTLGVADTIGAIVQRVRPRAGDRQIVRRASDDDLLVTVDAAMFELVLVNVLDNAIIYSENGTRIDVDVRRDGDYCVISISDEGQGIPPEDLEKIFTRFYRVSRPDASPRGSGLGLAIAKGFVEALGGRISAASPAPGGCSTTITIMLPLATETSPA, from the coding sequence ATGAGCATGCTGGCGGCCGCCATCGTGCTGCCGTCATGGTTCATCGCCATATATGCACAGCCCGCGCTGGGACGCGTCGCCGCTGCTCTGTTCTTTGTCCTGGGCGTCGTCATCTGGGGCGCGATCGGCGGGCTTGGTCCGGCGCTGGTCGCGGCGACGGCCGCATTCCTGCTCTACAATTTCTATCTGGTCGAGCCGGTCTTGAGCTTTCAGATTTCCACCAGCCGGGACTTCATGCCCCTGCTGCTGTTCAGCCTGTGCGCAGTGGTGGCCGGCGTTCTTGCCGCGCGGCTCAAGGAACGCGCCACCGCCGCCGACCGCGGCAACCGGCAATTGCGCAGCCTGCTGGAAATCAGCCGATCCCTTCAATCGGCGCTGCGCGTCCCGGACATCGCCAAGGCGCTGGACGACCATCTGTCCAACGTTGGCGGCGCGACACCCACGCTGTTCCTTGTCAGGGATGGATCGTTCGACGCGGCCCGGAAGGCGCCGGATAGCGACAAGGGGCTTCATCTGGTTCGGGACGCGACAAGATATTCGGGCGGTCCGCGCGAAGAAGGTCCCTTTACGGCCTGTCGGCTGGACAGCAGCACGGGATTTGAAGGGGTCATCCTGTTCGAGCATGGCCCGTCCCGACGACTGGAAAGCGCGTTCATGTCGGCGCTCGCAAATCTGATCGCTTTGGCGGTCGAGCGCGCCGCCCTGTCGGAAAGCAATGCCGAGCGCCGTGCCCAGGCGAGGACGGAGGAACTCAAGACGGCGCTGCTTTCATCGGTCAGCCACGATTTTCGCACGCCGCTGACCGCGATCAGCGCTTCGGCATCGAGCCTTATCGAGTTTCGCGACAAGCTCGATCCGGCGGCGGCAGAGCGTCTGTTGCGGGGAATCGTCAGCGAATGCGACCGCCTGAACCGCTACACATCCAACCTTCTGGAGATGAGCCGCCTGGAAGCGGGCCAGTCGCTCGCCCGCAGACAGACATTGGGCGTCGCCGACACGATCGGCGCGATCGTGCAGAGGGTGCGTCCACGGGCGGGCGATCGCCAGATCGTGCGCCGGGCAAGCGACGATGATCTGCTGGTGACAGTCGACGCCGCCATGTTCGAACTAGTGCTGGTCAATGTGCTCGACAACGCGATCATCTACAGCGAAAACGGCACGCGCATTGATGTCGATGTCCGCCGCGACGGCGATTATTGCGTCATCAGCATATCGGATGAGGGCCAGGGCATACCGCCCGAAGATCTCGAAAAGATATTCACCCGCTTCTATCGCGTATCCCGCCCCGACGCATCGCCGCGCGGAAGCGGGCTGGGACTGGCTATCGCCAAGGGTTTTGTCGAAGCGCTGGGCGGGCGGATCAGCGCCGCGTCGCCAGCTCCGGGCGGATGCAGCACGACCATCACCATCATGCTTCCGCTAGCCACAGAGACCTCTCCCGCATGA
- a CDS encoding response regulator transcription factor yields MTALHILVVDDEPSLIDVLQPVLETAGYRITVAQDGRGAMAAIEAVEFDLILLDLGLPDIDGKSLLQRIRLDQDVPVIVISARHQEGEKISALDEGADDYVNKPFEIGELMARMRAAIRRHSLSKAEASTYCAGGLTIDFPTRRVTLSGEQVKLSPKEYDLLQTLARKAGQVVTHKRLLAAGWGAEATDTQYLRVYIGLLRQKIEQDPSDPSLLLTEPGVGYRLIAAN; encoded by the coding sequence ATGACCGCCTTGCACATCCTTGTCGTGGACGACGAACCTTCCCTGATCGACGTGCTTCAGCCCGTTCTGGAGACGGCTGGATACCGCATCACCGTCGCGCAGGATGGACGCGGCGCCATGGCCGCCATCGAAGCGGTCGAATTCGACCTGATATTGCTGGACCTGGGCTTGCCGGACATTGACGGCAAGTCGCTGCTGCAACGCATCCGCCTGGATCAGGATGTGCCCGTCATCGTCATTTCGGCGCGGCATCAGGAAGGGGAGAAGATTTCCGCCCTGGACGAAGGAGCGGACGATTATGTCAACAAGCCCTTCGAGATCGGAGAATTGATGGCCCGCATGCGCGCGGCCATCCGGCGTCATTCATTATCGAAGGCAGAGGCATCGACCTATTGCGCGGGCGGACTGACAATTGATTTCCCCACCCGCCGCGTCACTTTGTCAGGAGAGCAGGTGAAATTGTCGCCGAAGGAATATGACCTTTTGCAAACATTGGCGCGCAAGGCCGGACAAGTCGTCACGCACAAGCGATTGCTGGCCGCCGGATGGGGAGCGGAGGCGACCGATACGCAATATCTGCGCGTTTATATCGGGCTGCTGCGCCAGAAGATAGAACAGGATCCTTCCGATCCTTCCCTGCTGCTGACCGAACCGGGCGTCGGATACCGTCTGATCGCGGCTAATTGA
- a CDS encoding DUF4168 domain-containing protein produces MPRIFYAAVPLLLLTAFPALASDGAQTGPIAKGQPTKLTPRQIHAYASALLEIQTLKQKLSSQLAKLEPQQADLLQSRAQAEMVRVVEKHGLDLSAFNAISAEVERQGRLRDQVKQLMMEELLST; encoded by the coding sequence ATGCCCAGGATATTCTACGCAGCCGTTCCCTTGCTCCTCCTGACCGCCTTCCCGGCTTTGGCGTCGGATGGAGCGCAAACCGGCCCAATTGCGAAGGGCCAGCCCACAAAACTGACGCCCCGGCAAATTCACGCCTATGCTTCGGCGTTATTGGAAATTCAGACGTTGAAGCAAAAGTTGTCATCGCAGCTGGCGAAGCTGGAGCCGCAGCAGGCTGACCTCCTTCAGAGCCGCGCGCAGGCAGAGATGGTCCGCGTGGTGGAAAAGCACGGATTGGACCTTTCGGCCTTCAACGCCATAAGTGCTGAGGTCGAACGGCAAGGGCGCCTCCGGGATCAGGTGAAGCAGCTGATGATGGAAGAACTTCTTTCGACCTGA
- a CDS encoding Rap1a/Tai family immunity protein, whose amino-acid sequence MSRAFILMFFAAAIMPVSASEAVEGTRDIPAFFSGDRLFEICSQPNYGQCSMYVAGVIDGMFYADGEGGSQAICRTEITNQAAAELVLNRLSGDAELRSLSAAAAVHAAIADRLSCPDPASAILAKQS is encoded by the coding sequence ATGAGCCGGGCATTCATTCTCATGTTCTTCGCGGCGGCGATCATGCCGGTTTCGGCGAGCGAGGCCGTGGAGGGGACGAGGGACATACCGGCCTTCTTCTCGGGCGACCGGCTGTTCGAAATATGTTCGCAGCCCAATTACGGCCAGTGCTCAATGTATGTCGCTGGCGTCATCGATGGCATGTTCTATGCCGATGGCGAAGGCGGCAGTCAGGCGATCTGCCGCACCGAAATCACCAATCAAGCGGCTGCGGAACTGGTGCTGAACCGGCTGTCCGGCGATGCCGAACTGCGTTCACTGTCGGCCGCAGCCGCGGTCCACGCCGCCATCGCTGATCGGCTATCCTGTCCGGATCCGGCCTCCGCTATCCTCGCCAAGCAGTCCTGA
- a CDS encoding SulP family inorganic anion transporter — MTGNLTSYRRQWFTDGASMRKELLAGIVVALALIPEAIGFSIIAGVDPRVGLYASVAIAMVIAFIGGRPGMISAATAAVAVLVTPLVREHGVEYLFAATILMGIIQAVAGLLRLDLLMQFVSRSVITGFVNALAILIFLAQLPQLTNVGWQTYAMVAGGLAIIYLFPRLTKAVPSPLVAILLLTLISIGLGLPVNTVGDMGKLPEGLPAFAFPQVPLTLDTLRIILPYSVTMAAVGLLESLLTAQIVDDMTDTDSDKRRECLGQGGANVVSAFLGGMGGCAMIGQSVINVTSGGRGRLSTFVAGAFLLFLLAVLGPWVGQVPMPALVAVMIMVSIGTFSWNSIPNLRRHPPTSSVVMLVTVAVVVATRDLSLGVLAGVLLSGIFFAGKVQRMFAVELDLSEDGGHATYRVTGQIFFASVDRFTRAFQAQQRAPHVTIDVSGAHFWDISAVGALDKIVARLRREGQMVNVIGYNRASADIVDRFALHDKTGVEIGTVPH, encoded by the coding sequence ATGACTGGCAATCTAACCTCTTATCGTCGGCAGTGGTTCACCGATGGCGCATCCATGCGCAAGGAACTGCTGGCGGGCATCGTCGTTGCTCTCGCGCTTATTCCCGAAGCCATCGGCTTTTCGATCATCGCGGGGGTCGATCCGCGCGTGGGCCTTTATGCGTCGGTCGCCATCGCCATGGTGATCGCCTTTATCGGCGGCCGTCCCGGCATGATTTCCGCCGCGACGGCGGCTGTCGCCGTACTGGTGACGCCGCTGGTGCGCGAACATGGGGTCGAATATCTTTTTGCCGCGACCATCCTGATGGGCATCATTCAGGCGGTGGCGGGGCTGCTGCGGCTGGACCTGCTGATGCAGTTCGTCTCGCGCTCGGTCATTACCGGCTTCGTCAACGCGCTGGCCATCCTCATTTTCCTGGCGCAGCTGCCGCAACTGACCAATGTCGGGTGGCAGACCTACGCGATGGTCGCGGGCGGCCTTGCCATCATCTATCTGTTCCCTCGCTTGACGAAGGCGGTGCCATCGCCGCTCGTCGCGATTCTGCTGCTGACCTTGATCAGCATCGGGCTGGGCCTGCCAGTGAACACGGTCGGCGACATGGGGAAGCTGCCTGAAGGACTGCCCGCATTCGCATTCCCGCAGGTGCCGCTGACGCTGGACACGCTGCGCATCATCCTGCCCTATTCGGTGACGATGGCGGCGGTCGGGCTGCTGGAATCGCTGCTGACGGCGCAGATCGTGGACGACATGACGGACACGGACAGCGACAAGCGGCGCGAATGCCTGGGGCAGGGCGGGGCGAACGTCGTTTCGGCCTTTCTGGGCGGAATGGGCGGCTGTGCGATGATCGGCCAGTCGGTCATCAACGTGACGTCGGGCGGGCGCGGGCGGCTATCGACATTCGTGGCGGGCGCTTTCCTGCTGTTCCTGCTCGCCGTGCTGGGGCCGTGGGTGGGACAGGTGCCGATGCCCGCGCTGGTGGCCGTGATGATCATGGTGTCGATCGGCACATTCAGCTGGAATTCTATTCCCAATCTGCGCCGCCATCCGCCGACCTCGTCCGTGGTGATGCTGGTGACCGTGGCGGTCGTGGTGGCGACGCGCGACCTGTCGCTAGGCGTGCTGGCGGGCGTGCTGCTTTCGGGCATATTCTTCGCTGGCAAGGTGCAGCGCATGTTCGCCGTCGAACTCGACCTGTCGGAAGATGGCGGCCATGCGACATACCGGGTGACCGGGCAGATCTTCTTCGCCTCGGTCGATCGCTTCACCCGCGCTTTTCAGGCCCAGCAACGCGCGCCGCATGTCACGATCGACGTATCGGGGGCGCACTTCTGGGACATCTCCGCCGTTGGCGCGCTGGACAAGATCGTGGCGCGGCTGCGGCGCGAAGGGCAGATGGTGAATGTCATCGGCTATAACAGGGCCAGCGCCGACATCGTCGATCGCTTCGCGCTGCATGACAAGACGGGCGTGGAAATAGGCACGGTGCCGCATTGA
- a CDS encoding right-handed parallel beta-helix repeat-containing protein: MLLLLFLFAMLTATGASARDYHVDAVNGDDRNDASSPATAWQSLARIGKVRLKPGDRVLLAAGSVWREPLVISRSGRRNAPIIVEATGTGARPRIDAGGVSEYGVAILNAEYVEVGGLEVTNDGAPPAPRYGVLISQQDAGVARNIAVRDMYIHDVRGTNERKDNGGIVFRALGNKRATRFHNLTIERNIIWRVDRSGIAGISDQVTLDRWFPSERVVIRDNYLEDIGGDGIVPRGTDGALVEHNVVRYAASRAPGYNVAIWQWSTDNTLIQLNEAAYTHGRWDGQGFDSDFNSRGTIIAHNFSHDNEGGFVLICSPGRTGPDNIGNQGSIVRANVSRHDGARIIQLSGGIAHARIEGNVIHVGSDQDVTMVAATQWQGWPSDVSFTNNLFAVAGAVRYGHEVSRDGPDYIVASGFPHSPAIRFDGNSFLGRHVDAPDDPRGIWQADYQAAEADWSVPTFDPANPEGFDAFLVSHRNWMMTMLARELGQPVALLTPRRTTWVEARPKP, encoded by the coding sequence TTGCTGCTGCTTCTTTTCCTTTTCGCGATGCTCACCGCCACGGGGGCCAGCGCGCGGGATTATCATGTGGACGCCGTCAACGGGGATGACCGGAACGACGCGTCGTCGCCAGCCACGGCCTGGCAATCGCTCGCCCGGATAGGAAAAGTCCGCCTCAAGCCGGGCGACCGGGTGCTGCTGGCCGCCGGATCGGTCTGGCGAGAGCCGCTCGTCATCTCCCGGTCGGGCAGGCGGAACGCACCGATCATCGTCGAGGCCACGGGAACCGGCGCGCGCCCACGGATCGATGCGGGCGGCGTCTCGGAATATGGGGTGGCGATCCTGAACGCTGAATATGTCGAGGTCGGCGGGCTGGAAGTGACCAATGACGGCGCGCCCCCGGCGCCCCGCTACGGCGTGCTGATATCGCAGCAGGATGCAGGGGTCGCGCGCAACATCGCCGTGCGGGACATGTACATCCATGACGTGCGCGGCACGAACGAGCGCAAGGACAATGGCGGCATCGTTTTCCGCGCGCTGGGCAACAAGCGGGCGACGCGCTTTCACAATCTGACGATCGAACGCAACATCATCTGGCGGGTGGACCGGTCGGGTATCGCGGGCATCAGCGATCAGGTCACGCTGGATCGCTGGTTCCCCAGTGAACGGGTGGTCATCCGCGACAATTATCTTGAGGATATTGGCGGCGACGGCATCGTGCCACGGGGAACGGACGGCGCGCTGGTCGAACATAATGTGGTCCGCTATGCGGCGAGCCGCGCGCCCGGCTATAATGTCGCCATCTGGCAGTGGAGCACCGATAACACGCTGATCCAGCTGAACGAGGCGGCCTATACCCACGGTCGATGGGACGGGCAGGGATTTGATTCCGATTTCAACTCGCGCGGCACCATCATCGCCCATAATTTCAGCCACGATAATGAAGGCGGCTTCGTCCTGATCTGCTCGCCGGGCCGGACGGGGCCTGACAATATCGGCAATCAGGGCAGCATCGTGCGCGCCAATGTCAGCCGCCATGACGGCGCGCGCATCATCCAGCTGTCGGGCGGCATCGCCCATGCGCGGATAGAGGGCAATGTCATCCATGTCGGCAGCGATCAGGATGTCACCATGGTCGCCGCGACCCAATGGCAGGGCTGGCCAAGCGATGTCAGTTTCACCAACAATCTTTTCGCGGTCGCCGGTGCGGTGCGCTATGGGCATGAAGTAAGCCGCGACGGGCCGGATTATATCGTCGCGTCCGGCTTCCCCCATTCGCCTGCGATCCGGTTCGATGGAAACAGCTTCCTTGGCCGCCATGTCGATGCGCCCGACGATCCGCGCGGCATCTGGCAGGCAGACTATCAGGCGGCGGAGGCGGACTGGTCAGTCCCCACATTCGATCCCGCCAATCCCGAAGGGTTCGATGCGTTCCTCGTCAGCCATCGCAACTGGATGATGACCATGCTTGCAAGGGAGCTTGGCCAGCCCGTCGCGCTTCTCACACCCCGCCGCACCACCTGGGTCGAAGCCCGGCCCAAGCCATGA
- a CDS encoding MBL fold metallo-hydrolase gives MADEILSKAASQVVAAQKGVPVIQSFFDAPTFTVTYVVHDAGTRRAAVIDSVLSYDPASGRTSFDAADHVIAYVTDQGLRVDWLLETHAHADHLSAAPYLQQKLGGKIAIGAHICEVQQTFGKLFNAEPAFQRDGSDFDQLWKDGDSFNIGNLPVTVLHVPGHTPACVAYVIGDAVFVGDTMFMPDYGTARADFPGGDARTLFRSLRRLLELPPETRLFMCHDYLPEGRDQHVWETTVGEQRRANVHAHDGISEDEFVAMREARDRTLDMPRLILPSVQVNMRAGHLPPAEDNGVTYLKIPVNQL, from the coding sequence ATGGCCGATGAAATACTCTCCAAGGCCGCGAGCCAGGTGGTCGCCGCGCAAAAGGGCGTGCCAGTGATCCAGTCCTTTTTCGATGCGCCGACGTTCACCGTGACATATGTGGTTCATGACGCCGGAACGCGCCGCGCCGCCGTGATAGACAGCGTGCTTTCCTATGATCCGGCGTCGGGCCGGACATCTTTCGATGCGGCCGACCATGTCATCGCCTATGTCACGGATCAGGGGCTGAGGGTCGACTGGCTTCTGGAAACACATGCCCATGCGGACCATCTTTCGGCTGCGCCCTATCTCCAGCAGAAGCTGGGCGGAAAGATCGCGATAGGCGCGCACATTTGCGAAGTGCAGCAGACGTTCGGCAAGCTGTTCAACGCTGAACCCGCTTTCCAGCGCGACGGATCGGACTTCGACCAGCTCTGGAAGGATGGCGACAGTTTCAATATCGGCAATCTGCCGGTGACGGTGCTGCATGTGCCGGGCCACACGCCCGCCTGCGTCGCCTATGTCATCGGCGACGCGGTGTTCGTTGGCGATACCATGTTCATGCCAGATTATGGCACCGCGCGGGCGGACTTCCCCGGCGGAGACGCACGCACTCTGTTCCGTTCGCTGCGCCGCCTGCTGGAATTGCCGCCCGAGACGCGCCTTTTCATGTGCCACGACTATCTGCCGGAAGGGCGCGACCAACATGTCTGGGAAACGACGGTCGGCGAACAACGCCGCGCCAATGTCCATGCCCATGACGGCATCAGCGAGGATGAATTCGTCGCCATGCGCGAAGCGCGCGACCGCACGCTGGACATGCCGCGCCTGATCCTGCCTTCGGTTCAGGTGAACATGCGCGCGGGGCATCTGCCGCCCGCCGAGGACAATGGCGTCACCTACCTCAAAATCCCGGTGAACCAGCTATGA
- a CDS encoding DUF6691 family protein has product MIAAFPHAQPVEGLIGIGWGIGGFCHPAIASLALAPQSAVIFTVAMLAGMALHRFMTQGPLWTASRSAQGIRHG; this is encoded by the coding sequence ATGATCGCAGCCTTTCCCCACGCCCAGCCGGTCGAAGGCCTGATCGGCATAGGCTGGGGCATTGGCGGCTTTTGCCACCCAGCCATCGCGAGCCTGGCGCTGGCGCCGCAATCCGCCGTGATTTTCACGGTCGCGATGCTGGCAGGCATGGCGCTCCACCGCTTCATGACGCAAGGCCCGCTATGGACGGCAAGCCGATCCGCGCAGGGCATCCGTCATGGATAG
- a CDS encoding sulfite exporter TauE/SafE family protein — protein sequence MDSLHYALGALSGGLVGFVLGLVGGGGSILAVPLMVYLVGVPSAHVAIGTSALAVAANAATGLASHARAHHVKWRCGGMYAAAGVVGALAGSTLGKMVDGDKLLFLFALVMLLVGALMLKGRGNPGDPGVECNREKAPKVVAYGLGSGAFSGFFGIGGGFLIVPGLVASTGMPMLMAVGTSLVAVTAFGLTTAASYAFSGLVDWLLAFVFIVGGVAGSFAGTSAAERLGEKTGRLTIVFAGLIFIVAFYMLWRSAAALLPGMTS from the coding sequence ATGGATAGCCTGCACTATGCACTGGGCGCGTTGTCGGGCGGTCTTGTCGGCTTTGTGCTGGGTCTGGTGGGCGGCGGCGGCTCCATCCTCGCGGTCCCATTGATGGTCTATCTGGTCGGCGTGCCAAGCGCCCATGTCGCCATCGGCACCAGCGCGCTGGCGGTCGCCGCCAATGCCGCGACGGGCCTCGCAAGCCACGCCCGCGCCCATCATGTGAAATGGCGCTGTGGGGGGATGTACGCGGCGGCGGGGGTCGTGGGGGCGCTGGCCGGTTCGACCTTGGGCAAGATGGTGGATGGCGACAAGCTGCTGTTCCTCTTTGCGCTGGTGATGCTGCTGGTCGGCGCACTGATGTTGAAGGGGCGCGGCAATCCCGGCGACCCCGGCGTCGAGTGCAACAGGGAAAAGGCGCCCAAGGTCGTCGCCTATGGCCTGGGGTCTGGCGCGTTTTCGGGATTTTTCGGCATTGGTGGCGGCTTTCTGATCGTGCCGGGCCTTGTCGCCTCGACCGGCATGCCGATGCTGATGGCGGTTGGCACATCGCTGGTGGCGGTTACGGCTTTCGGTCTTACGACTGCGGCCAGCTACGCTTTTTCCGGCCTTGTCGACTGGCTGCTGGCGTTCGTGTTCATCGTGGGTGGCGTTGCCGGCAGCTTCGCCGGGACGAGCGCCGCCGAACGGCTGGGCGAAAAGACCGGCCGCTTGACCATCGTCTTTGCAGGCCTCATCTTCATCGTCGCCTTCTACATGCTCTGGCGAAGCGCTGCCGCCCTGCTGCCGGGCATGACAAGCTGA